TCCCAACCACCAATCATACAAGGACGCTGCAGGGATCCAAGAACATCGGTGGCCACCTCCATGGTCAGTGTCGGCGTCCATGGGCTTCCTCCACAATTACGACGTGTCTGCTACCACTTCGTCAACCACCTCCACACCACAAGAAGGCCATGGTCATGAGGAATCTCCAAAAGTCTGATTAGTGCCACCCCTTATTTGCATATGATCAGGTGTTCTAATCACAATACTAAAATCTTTTTTCAGTTAATCCTAAAGCAATTATTCTAAATTTTGTTTGAGAATCAATTATTCTTTTTTGAGTGCTGAGAATCGATTGTTCTATTTTTTTAGACAAGATTATTCTAAATTTATGACCGGTAATCATGTATCAGTGGGCTAGTCAAATAAGCTAgaccggcccggcccggccatcaGTCTAATAGCTCTGGAAGAACGGGCGGCGGTAAGAGCGGCCACGATGCGGTCgtcgtcgccttcctcctcgattcCTCGTCGTGCTTGCTCGCGATCCATTCTGCAGGGAGGCGAAACCCTCTGCGCGCCATGGGCGACCACTACGGTACGCTTGGGGTGCGGCCCGACGCTACCAAGGCCGAGGTCAAGGCCGCCTTCCGCCGCCGCGCCCTGCGCGACCACCCCGACCGCCACGCTCAATCCGGCGACGCCGGTGCCCGAGCCGAAGCCGCGCGGCGCTTCCGCCAGGCCTCCGACGCCTACCACGTCCTCTCCGACGACCAAAGGAGGGCCGAGTACGACCTCCGTCTCCGCTCTTCCTCCTATGTCCGCACATCCTCCTCCACCTGGGCCTCCTCCTCGGGTTCGCACGGCTACGGCTACGGGCACAGAGAAAGTTCTTGGCGGCGGCCGCCTCCGGGAGGCGGAGGCGCATCGGTGGGATACGATTGGGGCTTGTTGCTGAAGGCGATGACTCGGCGAAGGTTCCTTCTCAATCTCGGCTTCTCCAGGTACCAAATTGGCATCGATACTTTTCTTTCTTGAGTTCCTATGGCGCCGCGCAGAGGGCTCTTGCACTAATTTTGTTAGGTTTTCAACTTTCAAGAGAGAGTCCAATACCATTGCATGATTGTTACACAGTGGTTTATGGATATCTTGGTGTAAGAAATTAAACAGAACCAAACCTCCAAATTGGGTTACCACAAGTACTTGAATATTTGTTATCACTGCTGTTCGGTCAAATGTGGATGCGCTTGGAGCTGGCAATCAGTTCCAAAAAACAGAATCAGACGTTTTTCCAAAGAAATTTCGTCATATATTTTGAACTTCAATACCTGTTCCACCTCATGCAATGGCATTCTTACTTCATAACTGTTTTGGCTGTTGACAGAGTACTTCTAATTCATAAATGTGAAATTAAAATTGACATGATATATGGCTACTCTTGGTGGAATGGTGGTTGATGATGAGTCGGTGAAGTCGGCTCACAAATCCTATGATGATCATGGGTTAGATGACACAGATTGGTGCTAAAATCAATGCTTAGTAGACTAGTAGTGAGGGGCTTAAATGTCAAACTAACATGGAACAATGTGAGCGTGAGTGTTGTTAACAAATCTATCCGAGGAATTGAACAAACTAACATGGAACAAGCCTCTGCACACAGTTTTTTTCCAATAAATGAACCAGATTTGAAAATAATGAGTTTATTGGACTGAAAACCAATTTAAAGCCATCTCAACATTGGACATAGCCTTCTTTAACGAACGCAGGTGCAGCAAATTCCCCAGAGTGATAGTTTTTTCCAAAGCAAGCTTCAAGTCGACCTTCCCTACTCCAAAAGCAGCAGACCTGAGCTGTTTCCTATCAAGAAAGGAAGAACTGTTGGCACATGCATGAGTTTCGGCTCTTGTATGAACCAACCAATCAATGGATTGACAATCGACATGCTATAACCTATAAGTAGAACAAGGGTATAATGAATAATCATACAGTGAGGTACTAGATTCACCGACAACCACACCTAGAGTTCTACCCTTGTGAGCCATTCTTCCCGCCTTCCCTGTCGTGGCATACATATCTTGGCCTTTTGGCCTACCTCACTGCACTTAAAGCAGGTGGCACCTTAGAGTTTGTTGCTTACTAGATTGGATTTTGATGCCCTGTCATGTGTGACACAAGCCACGTCTCTCCACATCCTGGTGAGCAGTCGAGTCATCAAACTTCATGCCCTCTCATTTCTGATTAAGTGCGATGGCAAAACTTCTCCATGATGGAGATTTTAGGAATTATGCCCCTACAACAAACTTGGAGTTGTCTTGAACATCGGATTGAGCCATCTTATCCACTATTGCTGTAGGATCGTGGGACTGCCTTATCACTGACTCATTATCAACTGTCTTGTTGTTGTGGTATTGTTCGACCACCTAGATCTAGCACCCTGATTCTGAAACCACGAATTGGTGGTCTAACACATCCCGTAGCTCCACGATAAATTTGTATGTCATAGAGCTGCTCCGAAAAGATCATACACACAGCAGTTTTGTTTGCTACCTCAAGATCCACCTCCTGCTGGCAAGCCATCAGGTGTCACCTGTAGTATAACCCACCACAAGTTCTAGGGTAAGTGATACTAACGTACTTAGACTGCCATCTTTAATGTTTTCAGTATTCAGTCCTTAAATATGAAGATTAGTCACAATGACATGTTATTCTCTAGTGATGTTTGAAGTGCTAAAGCTGACGATGTCACAATGACAAGTTATTCTCTAGTGATGTTTGGAGTGTCTCTGAAAAATACATGCAATATGAAGTAATAACTGAATTACATTTAATTGAATTGCAAGTCAGTACCCAAGAGATAAATTAACCCACTAACCAACTGATTAAGTGTAGGCAGGAGAGCGCAAAGCATACAAAGTATTGTTGATCGTGCTAGTATGGGAAGAACAAGATAGCTCCACACAAGGCAACATGAAACTGATGTCCAGGCAAATAAACTATTAATCATGATAGAATAGACATACATGTACTAGAAAGTAATAGCAGGTATTAATAACACTAGATCACTCAAACAGAATAACCTGAGTGACATTAAACAGTTTGATGCACTTATACTCTGATGGGAAATTCACTCGAAGACTCGACCACATTCAGTGGCCAGCCAAAGAACAGAGGAAGTAGATGTTACGTGCACATGTCAACGTAACTCATCCCAGACGGCTGAGAGAATGTCCTAGAGGGTGCTAAATTTTGATCGGTCACGGCGTGTGCTACCAGGAGATCCATATGCTTAACATTGCAAACTCATGTGATTCCCTTTAGTGTTTTATGTAGTAATATCAAATGTTCTAGTCCGAATGGCCTCCCATTATTTTTATTATGATAGCGGTTGAGTTCAATGGCTGATGATGATAATTCTGCACTGCAGTGTATTGCTTTCTGGTGCAGCTTTTCTTGATGGAAGTATTCTGGAACTCTGGAACATGAATAACTCTGGGGTAAGTGTATATAGCCGGTGAACTTCTAGTGCTTTATCTAGAGTAACTTTCATTCTCATTTATTTCTTTTCTCAGTATCCACATGAGTTCCTTTGGTTTAACGATTTAACCcttgttcttttgaatttatttccgTCAAGAGCAAGTTGATTTGGTTGTTGAGTGACAAAAGCTGGGTGAAGCTTATAATATGCAGTTTATTAGAATTGTTAGAAGGGAAAAGGTGGTACAAAACATCAAATGGTGAAACTTAATCCTTTTAACGTTGTCCATGTGATACCTTCTCCTTATCTGATTGTGACCATCACTGTAATGCGTCCAGTTTGTTCATTAAGCTAGAAAGATTGCAATTCACTGATAAGTTCAGGTTAAGTGCGGAATATGATGGAGATGCCCTTTTCTTTTTCCCAGTTGGTAGTTAGAATGCTTCAGTTTGGATTTTCTTGTACCTTCCAATGATGAACCACCCTTTGGAAACTATGGAACAGCTtcatgtttttcaaagttgtattTCCAATTGGTAAGAAAATGAACATCAGTTTTTGAGAGTTTTCAATTTTCAGATGTAATTAAACTAACCCCTTGGCCATTTGTAGCTGCTCGGTCAGGTGAGGAGTAGGGATTAATTGGTGAATCGGCCTATTAACTGAATTTATCGGTAACCCATTCATTggtaggttaattagggcctgcATATGCTGTTCATTGACTTAGAGAAGGCCtacgataagataccgcggaatgtcatgtggtgggccttggagaaacacaaagtcccagcaaagtacattaccctcatcaaggacatgtatgataatgttgtgacaagtgttcgaacaagtgatggcgacaccgatgacttcctgattaaaataggactgcaccagggtcagctttgagcccttatctttttgctctGGTGATGGATGagatcacaagggatatacaaggagatatcccatggtgtgtatgctctttgcggatgatgtggtgctagtcgatGATAGACGGACGGGGGTCAATAGGAAGTTAGAGCTATGGAGACAAATCTTGGAATCCAAaggttttaggcttagtagaactaaaaccgagtacatgaggtgcggtttcagtactactaggcacgaggaggaggttagccttgatgggaagGTGATGCCTCAAAAAGACACCTTTAGATATTTAGGGTCTATGCTGCAGAAGGATGGGGAtatcgatgaagacgtgaatcatcgaatcaaagccggatggatgaagtggcgccaagcttctggcattctctgtgacaagagtgccacgaaagctaaaaggcaagtcctataggacggcggttcgacccgcactgTTGTATggtgctgagtgttggccgactaaaaggcgacatgttcaacagttaggtgtggcggagatgcgcatgttgagatggatgtgtggccacacaaggaaggaccgagtccggaatgatgatatacgagatagagttggggtagcgccgattgaagagaagcttgtccaacatcgtatgAGATGGTtttggcatattcagcgcaggcctccagaagcgccagtgcatagcggacggctaaagcgtgccgataatgtcaagagaggtcggggtagaccgaactttacatgggaggagtccgtaaagagggatatgaaggattggagtatggacaaagaactagccatggacgtGTGCGTGGAAGCTTGATATCCATGTGcgagaaccatgagttggttgcgagatcttatgggtttcacctctagcctaccccacttgtttgggactaaaggctttgttgttgttgttgttgttgttatcttAGCTACATATAGCAATAATGCAGCAGCAGCATCAATAATGGAGAGCCAataagcggcagcggcagcagcaacagcATATAACACAGAGCAGGAGCAACATATAGCATAGCACAAAGCAGATCAGCATATAGCACAGACTGCTTGGGGAGGGGGCGGCGACctggagcaggaagaagaagggagGCAAGCTCGTCTGCTGTGCtgctggtctcggggagggggaggGTCGGCGGGCTCGAGCGGGAGGAAGAGGCTTGGTGCCTGGATCCTTGAGGAGTGCAGGCACCTCCGGCGGATGACGGCGGCTGCTCGTAGCCTCCTCCAATGAGGGTTACtacgggaggggaggggagagtgAGAAGGGCCTGACCTATAAAACACCCAGTTTGGGGGTAAAGGAGGGAATGGTCCAAAATGTTGGAGCCCAAATTTCTCTCTCCCTCTATTCAGTTAACCGGCCCAGTGGAATAAATCGGCCTGACAGCCGATTAATCCGCTGGATGGATAAGGTGTTATCGCATCCTTGACCTACGGATTCAGGATTAACTGGCCGATTACCTTAAATATCGTTCGATATTTTTAACAGTTTGTAGAAATGATTATTCTTGTTTACTTGAGGAATTTGCGTTCACTAAACCATATATTGAGTTTAAATGTTCTACACATATATGTACACCAAATCTTATTGGCATGCTTAGCAGTAGCGGCTATAATGAGCTCACACACTTTCTTTTCTTGCTTATATAAGATAGTAAAAATGTGTCTTATTTTGACTCTGATTACAACTTTTCTGTCATAGTACTTTATATCTCTTACACCTTTTTTCCTGTACGTCAGGGTGGTATACTTAGATTTAGAGGTTGCAACGCCTAGCTACTCCCGTACATCAGTTTTGTTAGGTGTGTAATTTCATGTGTAGAGGTGATAAGAAACCCCTCGGGCAGCTTAGTTATGCTGGGTAGGGTGAGTGAGAAACAAAGAGGAGGATTATTATAATTATATAAATATTGTGTCAGGCATCATCAGCATATGACTAGTACTTAATCTTATTCTTGCTATTActacttactagtagtagtactggtGTTGTAGAAAAAAACGATTACTACTTACTACTAGTGACATGAAGTCGTGTTTTGTCTATTTGCCATGCAGAAATCATTTGAAGAAGCAATGGAGTCGATTGAGAAGGTAAAAGGGGGAAAGGGGAATAGGTAGAGAAGTAGATAGGTTCCATCAAATTGTGGTACACTGGTACATAGACAAACGAGTGTGCATATTGTTGTTCAGATCCTTCTGTGCAGTCGGAATAATATTTGTGACAAAGTGACGACTGATTACCTGATCAGCGTAGCTGTGGATGATTGTAATGTGCATCTATGCCTAAGGTTCT
The Triticum dicoccoides isolate Atlit2015 ecotype Zavitan chromosome 3A, WEW_v2.0, whole genome shotgun sequence genome window above contains:
- the LOC119268007 gene encoding chaperone protein dnaJ 72-like, with the protein product MGDHYGTLGVRPDATKAEVKAAFRRRALRDHPDRHAQSGDAGARAEAARRFRQASDAYHVLSDDQRRAEYDLRLRSSSYVRTSSSTWASSSGSHGYGYGHRESSWRRPPPGGGGASVGYDWGLLLKAMTRRRFLLNLGFSSVLLSGAAFLDGSILELWNMNNSGKSFEEAMESIEKVKGGKGNR